CAAGCTCCGGGTGATCACCACCACCTACATGGGCGCCACTGAGCGTCGGGCCATCGACCACCTCGTCAACAAATATGGCGCCGAGGTCAAGATCAGCTACGAGACCCAATCGACCAGGCTTCATGCGAAAGCCTGGCTCTTCCATCGCAGCACCGGCTTCAGCACCGCCTACGTTGGCAGTTCCAATCTGAGCCAGGCGGCCATGCTGGATGGCTTGGAATGGAACGTCCGTCTGTCAAACATCGGGACTCCGGCACTCCTGCAGAAATTTGCCATCACCTTTGACAGTTACTGGGAACAACGCGCGTTCCAGTCCTACAACCCCGAAACAGATGCAGCGAAGCTTGATGCCGCGCTCCAGCGCAACGGCGGCAAACAAACCGCGGCCCCCACGGGCTACACCGGGCTGGAAGTTGAGCCGTACCTTCACCAAGTGGAAATGCTGGAAGATCTTGAGGCCGAGCGCGTCAAGGGTTTCCACCGCAACCTGCTCGTCGCAGCCACTGGCACGGGCAAAACGGTGATCGCCGCCCTGGACTTCAAGACGCTGTGCCAACAAGCGGGCAAGGACCTCTCGCTCCTTTTCGTCGCCCACCGCAAGGAAATCCTTCTGCAGTCCATGACGACGTACCGCAATGTGATGCAGGACGGCTCCTTTGGCGAGCTCTTCGTCGGCGATCACAAGCCCGAACAGTGGAAGCACGTCTTCGCCAGTGTTCAATCGCTCTCGGCCAAGGGCATCCTGGAGCTGCCCGCGGACCGGTTCGACGTCGTCGTCATTGATGAGTTCCACCACTCTGCCGCGCCTACCTATCGCTTGCTCATCGATCATCTGGCGCCCAAGGAGTTGCTGGGACTGACGGCCACTCCTGAACGCGGGGATGGAATTCACGTCGCCGAAGAGTTCTTCGATGGACGCACAGCCAGTGAATTGCGGCTTTGGGATGCCCTCGCTGCTGATCTTCTGGTGCCATTCCATTATTTCGGTGTCTCCGACGACGTCGACCTGAGCCACCTGGAATGGAAACGCGGCTCCTACGACCTCCAGCAACTCAGCGCCCTCTACACGGGCAACGACGCGCGGGCGGCCAAGGTCATCAAAGAGCTGCAGGACAAGGTGACGGACACGGCAGGCATGCGGGCCATCGGCTTTTGCGTCTCGGTGCAGCATGCCGAGTACATGGCGGCGGTGTTTAACCGTGCCGGGATTGTGTCGGTTGCGGTGTCCGGCAAGACGGACGACGGAGAACGGGCCCTTGCACTTGAACAGTTGCGTCAGCGGGTGGTCAATTGCATCTTCGCCGTCGACTTGTTTAATGAGGGCCTGGATCTGCCGCAAGTGGACACGATTCTGCTGCTTCGTCCGACTCAGAGCGCCACAATTTTCATCCAGCAACTGGGGCGCGGGCTGCGCCGTTCACCGGAGAAGTCTGTGCTGACTGTGCTTGATTTTATTGGACAGCAACACCGCGAATTCCGCTTTGATGTCCGATTCAGGGCGATGACCGGCTATGGACGCAAGCAGTTGGAGAGGGCTGTCGACGACGAATTTCCATACCTGCCGTCCGGTTCACAGATTGTACTGGATCGTGTTGCCAAGGATGTTGTGTTGGCGAACCTGAAAGTGCAGCTGAACCTGAACAAGCCGAAGTTGGCAGCCGACATCAGGTCCTATGGTGAGCTGTTGTTGGATGCCTACCTGGAGAAATCCGGGAACGACGTCAAGACGGTCTACAAGACAACCAGGAATTCCTGGACCGAGTATCTTCGCCTGGCTGGTCTCATTGACTGGGTATCTCCGGCCGAGGCAGCGGCGCAAGGAAAGCTCGAGCAATTCTCCAGCGTCGAGGAAAAGAAGCTCCTTGGCCGGATGGCCGCACTGATCCACGTGGATGATCGCGAGCGCGCGGAAGCCTATTCGCGGCTGGTGTCAGCGCAGGCTCCCAGCTATGCCAGTCTTGGCCCGCGTGAACAAGTCTTTGCCCGCATGCTGTTCTTCACCTTGTGGGACGACGCCGGCGGTTTCGGATCCTACGATGAAGGCTTTGAGTGCTTGCGCCGGCATCCCTCCGTCTGCAACGAGATTCAGCAGGTTGTTGCCCTGGGTGCCGCAGCCTCAAAGCGGGCAGGAAAAAGCCTCGGCATGGAATTTTCTGCCATTCCACTGTTTTCACACGCCACCTATCGGCGCGAGGAAATCTTGGCAGCCCTGGATTATGGCTCATTGGAACTCGGGAAGAACATCAAACACCGTGAGGGTGTTGCCTGGTGTCCACAAAGCAGGACAGACGCATTCTTCGTGACCTTGAACAAGGACGAGGCGAACCACTCCGCCACAACGATGTACAAGGACTATGCACTCAGTCCTGAGCTATTTCACTGGGAATCCCAAAACGCCACTTCGCCGTCGAGCCCCACTGGCCAGAGGTATCTGAACCGTAAAGCCCATGGCTCAAATATTCTGTTGTTCACCCGTGATGCGGCGGAAGACGAGACCGGTTTGACCATTCCCTACACGTGTCTGGGACAAGTCGACTATGTCCAGCACAAGGGCGAAAAGCCCATTGCGATCACCTGGAAGCTGCAACGGCCCATGCCCGCCGACGTTTATATTGAGGCCGCTGCAGTTGCGCAGTAGCTATTCCACCGAATCTCCCGCTTTGGGTTGCTACGGTGGTCTTCGAGAATAACCACGGAGAAGGACGGCAAGGATACATGGATGCACGCACGATTGTCATCACGGGGGCCAGCAGCGGAATCGGCGAGGCCGCGGCTCGTACTTTGGCCCAGACAGGGGATACGATCGTCGTGGTTGGCCGCTCTGCGAAACGAACCCAGGCTGTTGCCGGGGAAATCGGTGCAGAGCATTTCGTGGCCAACTTTGAACGATTGGACGAGGTGCGAGAGCTCGCCGGAGCCTTGCGGGAACGGTACGGGCGGATCGACGTACTGGCCAACAACGCCGGCGGAATCATGGGGCGGCGTGAGCTGACCGTGGATGGGTTTGAGAAGACGCTACAAGTGAACCATCTGGCACCTTTCCTGCTCACAAAACTGCTGGCCGATATCCTCGTTGCCAGCGACGCCCGAGTCATCAACACTTCCAGTGTCGCCCATAAGCTATTCGGAAAACTGGATATCGAGGATTTGAACGTAGGCAAGAAATACTCCGCCAACAGGGCCTACGGGAATGCGAAGTTGGCCAACATCTTGTTCACCAAGGAACTTCACAGACGATTCAGCGGCACCGGATTGACGACGGCGGCCTTCCACCCGGGCGGGGTGGCCACCAACTTCTCCGCAGGGTCAACGAGTCTCATGCGCTTCGCCTATGGCAGCGGAATGCGGCAGTACATGTTGACACCGGCGCAGGGTGCGCAGACCTTGGTATGGCTGGCTATTGGGCAGCCTGGACTGGATTGGGAATCCGGGGAGTACTATGCAAAACAGAAGATTGCGCGGACAAGCAAACAGGCGCATAACACCCGCCTGGCCGCAGACCTTTGGGCGCGCAGCGAAAGCATGGTGGGGCCTTGGCTCGGGACTTCGTCACCTACTGGATAGTGGGCATTTTGGGTGCCACAGTAGGAACGTACCCGCTTTTCTAGGAGGACAACTGTGAGCGCTCGAGACAACACAAACCGCCGACTCAAGGAAGTTCTGGACATCATGGCCGCAGGGTCATGGCTGGACGAGAAGCCGAACGGGGGAGCAGTTCTGGCCGAGGCAGTTGCCCGCATTCCCTTCGCTAAGGATGAAGCCGAACTGCTCAGCGGCGGCATCCCCGTGGTCACAAGAACCTGACCAAGGCAACAGCTGATTTGGTCAAGGCCGGCTGGATGACCAAGGGTCGCAGCGGGTGGGAGATCACCGACGACGGCCTGAAAGCAACCGTCGCGTTCGTCCACGTCGCATCGTTGACAGCAGCCCTTGCCAACGCCACCCCAGTTCCGGCTGACACGCCGCTACCGGCGAAGCCGGCCGCCAGGAAACCCGCCGTCAAGAAGCCGTCCACCAAGGCTGCACCCAGGAAGCCCGCCTCGAAGGCACCCGCAGGAGAGCCCGGCGTCGTACTGGGGGACCAGCCACAGTCCGTCGCCCTGGCTGGCGACTTTGGCACCGTTTTGGGTGCCATGGAGAACTGGGACCCGGGTCATGCCGGCGTGCAGATGGTGTTGGATGCCCATTCCGGCATCTGGAAGCTGAGCGCCGAACTGCCAGCCGGAAATTACAGCTACAAGGCCGTGGCGAACGGTTCCTGGGATCAGAACTATGGCGCGTTCGGGTTTCTGGACGGGGCCAACCACGAGTTCACGCACGACGGCGGTCACGTCACTTTCCATTACAACCACGCCACGAAGGACGTGCTGCGCGGCGCCTAGCGAATCCCCGCCCTTGCAGTTCCGGCCTGCCAGCAGTCCCGAACTGGAACGGCCCGGGCTGGAGCTATTCGGCGTCGTGCAGGCTAATGGTGACCGAGCCCTTCCCCTCTGTGGACACGTGTTCGAGTGTCAACAGGCCGTGTCCTGGAACTGCCATCGATTCGGTTTCCGTGAGTGTCATGGTCTGGTCCCCGGCTGCGAGCCTTGTTTTGCGCTGATGGTTTCCATGGTGCTCTCCTATTTCTTGGGCGCGGTACCGGAAGCAACCGAGTCGGAGTTCTGCTTGTATTCCTTTTCGGTCAGCCACAAATCGCCCCAGCGCTGGTTTGGCCCATCTGGTGGGGGTGTCGCCGTCGAGATTTCCACCGTCGGGTCCCCAAGGATTGAGCAGGTGGATCATCCGTTGGCTCTCACCTGTTTCGGGGTTGATGTGCTCCGCAACTGAATCCACGATGTATTCGGGATTTGGGACGGCGTGGTTGTGGTCAACCCTATGTTGAAAGAACCAGGCCCCGTTGGGATCAGTTTTGGTGCCGACGGTGACCGGGTCGTTCTTTAGCCGCTCAGAGATGTCATCAAAGTTTGATTCCCCCGTGGACTTGATTGGCTGACCGGTGATGGCCTCGATCCCGTCTTTGCCATGGGCGTCGCTGGCTGCCCTCTCGGGGACGGTCGGTTCAACCTGGATATAGACGGACTCCCCATCCTTGAACATTTTAACTGTCCATGTCCCGTCCGGGTTTTGCCACACATGGTCCCGGATCCATTGTGGATCGTTCTTTGCCACCGCGCCGGCCGCCGCCAGGAACCAGTAGTCACCCACGTTTCTCTGCCGCATGTTGTGCGGGTCAAGGTCGGTTGTCCAAGGGAATCTGAATGGGCAGCGGGTGGTACTCGCCCATGCCACCAGTCTCGGGGTCTCCCGGTTTGTCCCTGCTGGCCTGCTGGTTGCCGCCGTGCATGCCGTCGTCGCCCGCACTTGCTTTCTCCTGCTCGTCGGCGTTCTTGTTCAGGGCCTCAGCGGCCTGGCGCAAGCCTAGTCTCGTGCGCGTCAGCTGGCCCCGATGCTGCGGGTTCCACGTCGTTGTGAACCGCTGGGCATCTTGACCGTTCCCTCTGATGTGGACAAGTGCGGCAGAAAATGTGGCGGCCGTGCGCTCCAACTGTTCACCGCATACGGGCGATTCGGTGGAACCGGTAAGGTGAATCCATGGTGAATGGACGACGTCGACCCGGCCTTGCGCTGGTACTGGTGGTTTGTACGGGGCTGGCCGCTGTGGCTTGCTCCGGCCCGTCGTTGCCCAGCGCAGCCGAGGCGGGGCCGCAATTTCAGCAGTTGTCCACTGATTTGGCGGACGCCCTGGCACGGGATTACTCGGGACAGCAGTGGCTTCCGGTGCAGGGCGCCAGACCCGCATGGTGGCCCATGACGACGGCAAATGCTCCCTCACGATCGGCACCTTGCGTTCACAGGATTCGTTGCGCGAGCTCGCCGACGGCTGGGAGCCGGTAATGAAAACCATCAACCCGATTCTCAGTGATGCCGGCTTTTTGCGAAATTGCGGGCATGGACTCCCTCAAAGGGGGCTGGACCGGGATCAGTTCGACCGACAAGCACGGTGGTGAACTGAGAATGTATGAGAAGGGTGCCACCGATATTTCGCTCGCAGTCCTGGTCTCCGACAAGGACTGTTCCGCAAGCCTGGCCCCGTAGAGCAGGTTCCGGTACGACGCCCGGCACCTGCCCGCCCTACAATGTCAGACCCTCCTTCTACAGTGAGTTCTAGATCGGATTCCGCTCGAATCCGGCGCTGGAGGGGGCAATAGTTGCCTCCTCGCATCACTCGCATGAGGAGAACTACTTTGGGGAATGAAACAACGGACCAGCAGCAAGGGTCCTACTATGCGCCGCCGTCGACCATGCCGCCAGCCGGTGGTCCGGGCTATCCGCCGCCCGGCCAGTTTGCGCCGCTGCCGGAACCCGCTGGCAACAAGGGCGCCGGCAAGGCCCTGGCCATCACCGCCTTGATCCTTGCGGTTGTCTCGTTGGTGTTGTGCTGGGTTCCGATCGTGAACAACCTGGTGTTCTTCCTTGGACTGCTGGCCCTGGGCTTCGGCATCCCGGCCCTGATCATTTCGGTCAAGAAGCGTTCCAAGGCCAAGGGAACTTCCATCGCTGCGGTGATAATTGCCGTGGTTGCCCTGGTCGGGGTGCTGGCCTCGCAGGCCATGTACTCGTCCATGCTCGACGGCATCAGCAAGTCCATCAGCGACAGTGCGGATGGGGTGGTTGACACCGCACCCAAGGACCAGAAAAAGGCCGACGACGCCAGCCTCGCCTTGGGTGCCACGGCCAAGGTCGGTGGTGACTATGAAGTAGCCGTCATGAGGGTCAATCCCAATGCTGGCGATGCGATTGCGGCGGCCAATCCCAACAACGTCCCGGCCAAGGGTCAGTACGTGTTGGTGGACATCTCCGTAAAGTATGTCGGTGCCAAAGAAGGCAACCCGTGGATTGATCTGACCCCGAAGTTTGCTGGCGGCGACGCCCGCCAGTACGACACCAGCACCTGCATGGCAGCGCTGGAGAAGTCAGGAACATCCCTCCCAACCCTGGGAACCGGTGCCACTGCTGACTACCAGGTCTGCATGGATGTTCCGGCAGGCGCAGTTGCCGACAGCAAGGTCTTTGTCGAGCCCATGTTCTCGATCAAGCAAGACCAGCGCGTGTACTGGAACGCCAAGTAGATCCGTGAGCCGTGGCGGGCTGGTCCACAGCGACTGGCCCGCCACTTTTCATACGTCGGGGGCACGGATCTGAGTCTGGTGTTTGTATTGATGCCAGGGCCGTGACTTGCAAAACTTGTGCCAGAGCAATCCCCGCACCTGTTGATGTGGGGATTTTTGCGTATTTGGCCTGAAAAGTACTAGTCCTAATGAAGGTTTGCACTAATAATTTCATGCAGAATTGCGCCGGATAATTCAGGTCCAGCAATGGTGCAACGCCAATCGCCGTCACGGAAACGTGGCGGCTTCAACTGTTAACAGGGGCAAATCTTATGGCGAAAATAGCAGTCTTCCTTGACTAGTCGAACGTTCATCTACTGGGGCATGGCATTTATTCGCCGAACTTGGATAGGGGGAGAACACATATCAACCCGCTGCTGATAGCGGACCGAATAGTGGAGCTCATGTCGATTCAATCGGAGGTTGATCAGGTG
This region of Arthrobacter alpinus genomic DNA includes:
- a CDS encoding DUF3427 domain-containing protein — protein: MAEGLYELLHTNTLGRRLAAVPDLQPTVEGIGKDASPEALARHVGEAVEQMLVQTREEDRVARTNQLLTLISPGHQITQGPTQLRSLHRPDGLKRRQLRRPTTNLSDSALLTNGKDDPNLAAEIRAEMESADSVDLLCAFIRWTGIRLLEPALEGLRERGGKLRVITTTYMGATERRAIDHLVNKYGAEVKISYETQSTRLHAKAWLFHRSTGFSTAYVGSSNLSQAAMLDGLEWNVRLSNIGTPALLQKFAITFDSYWEQRAFQSYNPETDAAKLDAALQRNGGKQTAAPTGYTGLEVEPYLHQVEMLEDLEAERVKGFHRNLLVAATGTGKTVIAALDFKTLCQQAGKDLSLLFVAHRKEILLQSMTTYRNVMQDGSFGELFVGDHKPEQWKHVFASVQSLSAKGILELPADRFDVVVIDEFHHSAAPTYRLLIDHLAPKELLGLTATPERGDGIHVAEEFFDGRTASELRLWDALAADLLVPFHYFGVSDDVDLSHLEWKRGSYDLQQLSALYTGNDARAAKVIKELQDKVTDTAGMRAIGFCVSVQHAEYMAAVFNRAGIVSVAVSGKTDDGERALALEQLRQRVVNCIFAVDLFNEGLDLPQVDTILLLRPTQSATIFIQQLGRGLRRSPEKSVLTVLDFIGQQHREFRFDVRFRAMTGYGRKQLERAVDDEFPYLPSGSQIVLDRVAKDVVLANLKVQLNLNKPKLAADIRSYGELLLDAYLEKSGNDVKTVYKTTRNSWTEYLRLAGLIDWVSPAEAAAQGKLEQFSSVEEKKLLGRMAALIHVDDRERAEAYSRLVSAQAPSYASLGPREQVFARMLFFTLWDDAGGFGSYDEGFECLRRHPSVCNEIQQVVALGAAASKRAGKSLGMEFSAIPLFSHATYRREEILAALDYGSLELGKNIKHREGVAWCPQSRTDAFFVTLNKDEANHSATTMYKDYALSPELFHWESQNATSPSSPTGQRYLNRKAHGSNILLFTRDAAEDETGLTIPYTCLGQVDYVQHKGEKPIAITWKLQRPMPADVYIEAAAVAQ
- a CDS encoding SDR family NAD(P)-dependent oxidoreductase, with the translated sequence MDARTIVITGASSGIGEAAARTLAQTGDTIVVVGRSAKRTQAVAGEIGAEHFVANFERLDEVRELAGALRERYGRIDVLANNAGGIMGRRELTVDGFEKTLQVNHLAPFLLTKLLADILVASDARVINTSSVAHKLFGKLDIEDLNVGKKYSANRAYGNAKLANILFTKELHRRFSGTGLTTAAFHPGGVATNFSAGSTSLMRFAYGSGMRQYMLTPAQGAQTLVWLAIGQPGLDWESGEYYAKQKIARTSKQAHNTRLAADLWARSESMVGPWLGTSSPTG